One genomic window of Arthrobacter sp. KBS0703 includes the following:
- a CDS encoding GntR family transcriptional regulator, which produces MVNGGELPSDIGGPFLPARQEEESFADFAYRVLCDELIVLDIKPGEPLNDEVISRRLGVGRTPIREAMKRLESDHLVVAYPRRGTFAAGVDITDLAEISEIRQLLEPAAAARAARMASPQLRQEIKEFATEVGQLLPSTHSQRDLMRLDMRVHRMIYRATGSRHLEDVLIRYDNLATRIWSLVLEKLPPVSEHIAQHIELLECIAEGDSEAAARLTTKHVTDFENLIRAVL; this is translated from the coding sequence ATGGTAAACGGTGGAGAACTACCGTCGGATATTGGAGGGCCCTTCCTGCCAGCAAGGCAGGAGGAGGAGTCCTTCGCCGACTTCGCCTACAGGGTGCTCTGTGATGAACTGATCGTTTTGGACATCAAGCCTGGCGAACCATTGAATGACGAAGTGATTTCCAGGCGGCTCGGAGTGGGAAGGACACCCATCCGGGAAGCCATGAAGCGCCTTGAGAGCGACCACCTGGTGGTGGCGTACCCCCGCCGCGGAACCTTCGCCGCCGGGGTGGACATCACGGATCTGGCTGAAATCTCCGAAATCCGGCAGCTTCTGGAGCCTGCGGCCGCAGCACGGGCAGCCCGGATGGCGTCGCCGCAGCTCCGCCAGGAGATCAAGGAATTTGCCACGGAAGTGGGCCAGCTCCTGCCAAGCACACACTCCCAGCGGGACCTGATGCGCCTGGACATGAGGGTCCACCGGATGATCTACAGAGCCACGGGGAGCCGGCATCTTGAGGATGTCCTGATCCGGTACGACAACCTTGCGACGCGCATCTGGAGCCTTGTGCTGGAGAAACTTCCTCCGGTATCCGAGCATATTGCCCAGCACATTGAGCTGCTCGAGTGCATCGCGGAAGGGGACTCCGAAGCTGCTGCGCGGCTGACCACCAAGCATGTGACGGACTTTGAGAACCTCATCAGGGCCGTCCTGTAG
- a CDS encoding methylenetetrahydrofolate reductase translates to MSTEAVARIRLEVFPSADLLTQLPAAFDITGSVSVTCLPHHGPARTVAASVNLASLGYHTVPHLAARSITGEAELHSLLLQLQEAGVSELFLVAGDRRTPAGPYSWSGELLEAVNAYSPDFSIGIAGYPEGHPQLSREQLSSSLLTKAPLASSVVTQMCFSAEAITRYLRSIREAGIELPVWVGVPGPVSIRKLVSLGARLGVGRSLKLARGTGMAGALWRGDDFLSYDSGRLIREVHQELAGDPLFAGFHVYTFNDLGRMRGLLDDLRTLQPTAALAPGSTSIPLFPAKI, encoded by the coding sequence ATGAGCACAGAAGCTGTTGCAAGGATACGGCTGGAAGTGTTTCCGTCCGCCGATCTGCTCACGCAACTCCCTGCGGCCTTTGACATCACAGGATCCGTCAGCGTGACGTGCCTCCCGCACCACGGGCCTGCACGGACCGTAGCGGCGTCCGTCAACCTGGCGAGCCTGGGTTACCACACGGTTCCCCATCTCGCAGCCCGCAGCATCACGGGTGAGGCAGAGCTCCATTCGCTGCTGCTCCAGCTGCAGGAGGCCGGCGTCTCGGAGCTGTTTCTCGTTGCCGGTGACCGGCGCACGCCCGCGGGCCCCTACAGCTGGAGCGGAGAACTCCTTGAGGCGGTCAACGCCTATTCGCCCGACTTCTCCATAGGCATTGCCGGTTATCCGGAAGGCCACCCGCAGCTCAGCCGGGAACAACTCAGCAGCAGCCTCCTCACGAAAGCGCCCTTGGCGTCGTCCGTGGTCACGCAGATGTGCTTTTCCGCCGAGGCAATCACCCGGTACCTCCGGTCAATCCGCGAGGCCGGCATAGAGCTACCCGTGTGGGTTGGAGTCCCCGGCCCGGTGTCCATCAGGAAACTGGTCTCCCTGGGAGCGCGCCTCGGCGTCGGCCGCTCCCTCAAGCTGGCCCGCGGGACAGGTATGGCGGGGGCCCTCTGGCGAGGGGACGACTTCCTGAGCTACGACAGCGGACGCCTGATCCGCGAGGTCCACCAGGAGCTGGCGGGCGATCCCCTCTTTGCCGGGTTCCACGTCTACACGTTCAACGACCTCGGCCGCATGCGTGGCCTTCTGGATGATCTGCGGACACTGCAGCCGACCGCCGCGCTGGCCCCAGGCAGCACCTCCATTCCATTGTTTCCTGCCAAGATCTGA
- a CDS encoding bifunctional 5,10-methylenetetrahydrofolate dehydrogenase/5,10-methenyltetrahydrofolate cyclohydrolase, giving the protein MSTTLLSGRNLAKLIQQKAHDEARNLETDGLRPTLAVVVATDDGSTHWYVRSIERAAEGAGINCRIVDLGHDATGQVLASVLKDLSSEPSVNGIILQTPLPPGVDADALVGHIAPEKDIDGANPLSLGRLAVGQPSFAPATARAVTEILDHFDIPVAGRNVVVIGRSAVVGKPLSLLLMERDATVTVCHSRSGALEKYTKTADVVVVAAGRTGLLNGGHISSGAVVIDVGTNVLSDGSLVGDVDEASVRGIAGALTPVPGGVGSVTTSLLLLHTTEAAREQSRALVRGTAG; this is encoded by the coding sequence TTGAGCACCACACTCCTCTCTGGACGAAACCTGGCAAAGCTCATCCAGCAGAAGGCCCACGACGAAGCCCGGAACCTCGAAACTGACGGCCTGCGCCCCACCCTTGCAGTGGTTGTGGCCACTGACGACGGCTCCACGCACTGGTATGTGCGGTCCATCGAACGGGCTGCAGAAGGCGCCGGCATTAATTGCCGGATCGTGGACCTTGGCCACGACGCGACAGGACAGGTGCTGGCCTCTGTCCTGAAGGACCTCAGCTCCGAGCCGTCAGTCAACGGCATCATCCTGCAGACGCCCTTGCCTCCCGGCGTCGATGCAGATGCCCTGGTGGGGCACATCGCCCCCGAGAAAGACATCGACGGCGCGAATCCGCTGAGCCTTGGCCGCCTCGCTGTCGGCCAGCCCTCGTTCGCCCCTGCCACGGCACGGGCCGTCACGGAGATCCTTGACCACTTCGACATCCCGGTGGCGGGCCGGAACGTCGTCGTGATTGGACGTTCCGCCGTCGTCGGAAAACCGCTGTCCCTGCTGCTGATGGAACGCGACGCCACCGTCACCGTTTGCCACTCCAGGTCAGGGGCGCTGGAGAAATACACCAAGACGGCCGACGTCGTGGTGGTCGCCGCCGGGCGCACCGGCCTGCTGAACGGCGGCCACATTTCCTCCGGGGCCGTTGTGATCGACGTCGGCACCAACGTCCTTTCCGACGGGTCCCTCGTGGGGGACGTGGACGAAGCCAGCGTCCGGGGCATCGCCGGGGCGCTAACGCCAGTTCCGGGTGGCGTCGGCTCAGTCACCACGTCCCTGCTTCTCCTGCACACCACCGAGGCCGCGCGGGAACAGTCGCGTGCCTTGGTCCGGGGAACAGCCGGGTGA
- the fdhA gene encoding formaldehyde dehydrogenase, glutathione-independent — MSGNRAVAYKEPGVVEIINTDYPTFELKDGPGVNPANVGRKVPHGAILRTVTTNICGSDQHMVRGRTTAPKDLVLGHEITGEVVEVGPDVEFIKVGDIVSVPFNISCGRCRNCKERKTGICLNVNPDRPGSAYGYVDMGGWVGGQAEYVLVPYADWNLLRFPDRDRALEKIMDLTMLSDIFPTGFHGAVTAGVGVGSTVYIAGAGPVGLAAAAGAQLLGAAVVIVGDMNEDRLAQARSFGCETINVSNGDPKDQIEQILGVPEVDCGVDAVGFEARGHGRDASHEAPATVLNSLMDITAAGGALGIPGLYVTGDPGGIDEAAKHGSLSLSLGTGWAKSLSFTTGQCPVMSYNRQLMMAILHDKVQIAKAVNATAIPLEDAPRGYAEFDAGSATKFVLNPNGYVKA, encoded by the coding sequence ATGTCAGGAAACAGAGCCGTCGCCTACAAGGAACCCGGTGTCGTCGAAATTATCAATACCGACTACCCGACGTTCGAACTCAAGGACGGGCCCGGCGTCAATCCGGCCAATGTGGGCCGGAAAGTACCCCACGGTGCGATCCTGCGCACGGTGACCACCAACATCTGCGGCTCCGACCAGCACATGGTGCGCGGCCGCACCACCGCTCCCAAGGACCTCGTCCTCGGCCATGAAATCACCGGTGAAGTGGTGGAAGTCGGTCCGGACGTGGAGTTCATCAAAGTCGGAGACATCGTCTCCGTACCGTTCAATATCTCCTGTGGCCGTTGCCGGAACTGCAAGGAGCGCAAAACCGGCATCTGCCTGAACGTCAACCCGGACCGGCCGGGCAGCGCCTACGGTTATGTGGACATGGGCGGATGGGTCGGCGGGCAGGCGGAATACGTGCTGGTTCCCTACGCAGACTGGAACCTGCTCAGGTTCCCGGACCGCGACCGGGCCCTGGAAAAGATCATGGACCTGACCATGCTCTCCGACATCTTCCCCACCGGCTTCCACGGCGCCGTCACCGCCGGAGTCGGCGTCGGGTCCACCGTTTATATTGCCGGCGCAGGCCCGGTCGGCCTCGCAGCCGCCGCCGGTGCACAGCTGCTTGGTGCCGCCGTCGTGATTGTTGGTGACATGAACGAGGACCGCCTGGCGCAGGCCCGCTCCTTCGGCTGCGAAACGATAAACGTCTCCAACGGAGATCCGAAGGACCAGATCGAGCAGATCCTCGGAGTTCCCGAGGTGGATTGCGGCGTCGACGCCGTGGGGTTCGAAGCCCGCGGGCACGGCCGAGACGCATCCCACGAAGCCCCGGCAACCGTACTGAATTCCCTCATGGACATCACCGCAGCAGGTGGGGCCCTTGGCATCCCCGGCCTGTACGTCACCGGCGACCCCGGTGGAATTGACGAGGCAGCCAAGCACGGCTCCCTGTCGCTGTCGTTGGGCACAGGGTGGGCAAAATCCCTGTCCTTCACCACCGGCCAGTGCCCCGTCATGTCGTACAACCGGCAGCTGATGATGGCCATCCTGCACGACAAGGTCCAGATCGCCAAAGCAGTGAACGCCACAGCGATCCCGCTTGAGGATGCACCGCGCGGCTACGCCGAATTCGACGCCGGCTCGGCAACAAAGTTCGTACTGAACCCGAACGGATACGTCAAGGCATAG
- a CDS encoding FAD-dependent oxidoreductase, with the protein MASTPSIVIIGAGIVGTNLADELVARGWNNITVLDQGPLNMPGGSTSHAPGLVFQTNPSKTMAAFAKYTVEKLLSLSEDGVSCFNQVGGLEVATTETRLADLKRKLGYAAAWGIEGKILSREECKELYPLINEEDILGGLHVPSDGLALAARAVQLLIKRTEAAGVKYIGNTEVTGIEQSNRRVTGVETAEGVIPADIVVSCAGFWGAKIGEMIGMSVPLLPLAHQYVKTTPVPAQKGKNELPNGASLPILRHQDQDLYYREHGERYGIGSYAHRPMPVDLDELGSYEPSSISEHNMPSRLDFTLEDFLPAWEATKQLLPALRESEIEDGFNGIFSFTPDGGSLVGESKEVDGFYVAEAVWVTHSAGIARAVAELLTTGKSSIDLGDCDIHRFEEVQLTPEYVSETSQQNFVEIYDVLHPLQPKLSPRNLRVSPFHARHKQLGGYFLEGAGWERPYWFEANAELLKEMPDEWQPPARDAWSGMFSSPIAAAEAWKTRTAVAMYDMTPLKRLEVSGPGALKLLQSLTTADMTKKPGAVTYTLLLDHAGGIRSDITVARLSEDTFQLGANGNIDTAYFERAARHQTENGTASDWVQVRDTTGGTCCIGLWGPLARDLISTVSSDDFSNDGLRYFRAKKVVIGGVTVTAMRLSYVGELGWELYTSADNGQRLWDALWKAGQPFGVIAAGRAAFSSLRLEKGYRSWGTDMTTEHDPLEAGLGFAVKMTKENFVGKAALEGRTEENSARRLRCLTVDDGRSIVLGKEPVFYKDQAVGYVTSAAYGYTVAKPIAYAYLPAAVSLGDSVEIEYFGRRIQATVTADPLYDPTMTRLRG; encoded by the coding sequence ATGGCTTCGACGCCAAGCATTGTCATTATTGGAGCGGGAATCGTCGGCACAAACCTGGCCGACGAACTGGTCGCGCGGGGTTGGAACAACATCACCGTCCTGGACCAGGGACCCCTGAATATGCCTGGAGGCTCCACGTCCCACGCTCCGGGCCTCGTTTTCCAGACAAACCCTTCAAAGACCATGGCTGCCTTCGCCAAGTACACGGTTGAGAAGCTCCTGTCCCTGAGCGAGGACGGCGTCAGCTGCTTCAACCAGGTCGGCGGTTTGGAGGTTGCCACTACCGAGACCCGCCTCGCGGACCTGAAGCGGAAGCTAGGCTACGCCGCCGCGTGGGGCATCGAGGGCAAGATCCTTTCCCGCGAGGAATGCAAGGAGCTCTACCCGCTCATCAATGAGGAAGACATCCTGGGTGGCCTCCACGTACCGAGCGACGGCCTGGCACTCGCCGCCCGCGCAGTCCAGCTGCTCATCAAGCGCACGGAAGCCGCCGGGGTTAAGTACATCGGCAACACCGAGGTCACCGGAATCGAACAGTCCAACCGCCGGGTCACAGGAGTGGAGACCGCTGAAGGCGTCATCCCTGCGGACATCGTGGTTTCCTGCGCCGGCTTCTGGGGCGCCAAGATCGGCGAGATGATCGGCATGTCCGTCCCGCTCCTCCCGCTGGCCCACCAGTACGTCAAGACCACTCCCGTGCCGGCGCAGAAGGGCAAGAACGAACTGCCCAACGGCGCTTCGCTGCCCATCCTGCGCCACCAGGACCAGGACCTCTACTACCGCGAACACGGCGAGCGCTACGGCATTGGTTCCTACGCGCACCGCCCCATGCCCGTGGATCTTGACGAGCTTGGCAGCTACGAGCCCAGCAGCATCAGCGAACACAACATGCCTTCGCGCCTGGACTTCACCCTGGAGGACTTCCTTCCTGCGTGGGAAGCCACCAAGCAACTGCTGCCGGCCCTCCGCGAAAGCGAAATCGAGGATGGCTTCAACGGCATCTTCTCCTTCACCCCCGACGGCGGCTCCCTGGTGGGCGAATCGAAGGAAGTGGACGGCTTCTATGTGGCTGAGGCCGTGTGGGTGACCCACTCCGCCGGCATCGCCCGCGCCGTTGCCGAACTGCTGACCACCGGCAAGTCCAGCATCGATCTTGGTGACTGCGACATCCACCGCTTCGAAGAAGTCCAGCTGACTCCCGAATACGTCAGCGAAACGTCCCAGCAGAACTTCGTGGAAATCTACGACGTCCTGCACCCGCTGCAGCCAAAGCTCTCTCCGCGGAACCTGCGCGTCAGCCCGTTCCACGCCCGCCACAAGCAGCTGGGCGGCTACTTCCTGGAGGGCGCCGGATGGGAACGTCCGTACTGGTTCGAAGCCAACGCTGAACTGCTCAAGGAGATGCCTGACGAATGGCAGCCGCCGGCACGTGACGCCTGGTCCGGGATGTTCAGCTCGCCCATCGCCGCCGCCGAAGCCTGGAAGACCCGCACCGCGGTGGCTATGTACGACATGACCCCGCTCAAGCGCCTCGAGGTCTCCGGTCCCGGAGCCCTGAAGCTGCTGCAGTCGCTGACTACCGCCGACATGACCAAGAAGCCGGGGGCGGTCACCTACACCCTCCTGCTGGACCACGCCGGCGGGATCCGAAGCGATATCACCGTGGCCCGCCTGAGCGAAGACACCTTCCAGCTCGGAGCCAATGGAAACATCGACACGGCCTACTTTGAGCGGGCCGCACGCCACCAGACGGAAAACGGAACCGCCAGTGACTGGGTCCAGGTTCGCGACACCACCGGCGGGACATGCTGCATCGGCTTGTGGGGACCCCTCGCCCGGGACCTGATCAGCACGGTCAGCAGCGACGACTTCTCCAATGACGGCCTGCGCTACTTCCGGGCCAAGAAGGTAGTCATCGGCGGCGTCACCGTCACCGCAATGCGGCTGTCCTACGTCGGCGAGCTGGGCTGGGAACTGTACACCAGTGCGGACAACGGCCAGCGCCTGTGGGACGCACTGTGGAAGGCAGGGCAGCCGTTCGGCGTGATCGCTGCCGGCCGCGCCGCGTTCAGCTCACTGCGCCTGGAAAAGGGCTACCGCTCGTGGGGCACCGACATGACCACCGAGCACGACCCGCTGGAAGCGGGACTCGGTTTCGCCGTGAAGATGACCAAGGAAAACTTCGTCGGCAAGGCAGCACTGGAAGGCCGGACCGAGGAAAACTCCGCCCGCCGCCTGCGCTGCCTGACGGTCGACGACGGCCGCAGCATCGTGCTGGGCAAGGAACCTGTCTTCTACAAGGACCAGGCAGTTGGCTACGTCACGAGCGCCGCTTATGGCTACACCGTTGCCAAGCCAATTGCCTACGCGTACCTGCCCGCCGCCGTTTCCCTGGGTGACTCGGTTGAAATCGAGTACTTTGGCCGGCGCATCCAGGCCACGGTCACGGCCGATCCACTGTACGACCCCACGATGACCCGGCTCCGCGGCTAA
- a CDS encoding molybdopterin molybdotransferase MoeA: MLAQNAATSGSSSELRSAWLPSGHHSATWLEARQLAFDCAAPLAPVEVPLALAAGHTLTRNVAALQELPHYDSSAMDGWAINGGGPWILAGHEPFLCPGSASVIATGGLVPVGAQSILRKESGQVHHDADGSLLLRLTDNAKEGEPGLGQHIRPAGEEAAAGEVLIPAGTTLNPGHIALAAVAGHDNLQVQTKPVVGIVLTGSEVVTSGVPKPGHVRDTFGPQLGTVISLLGGTPAGSLRIGDSYPEWLAALGGSDAFPGRTPDLTITTGGTGCSGTDHFRTAIAALGGQLLLDGIAMRPGHPAVLAGLPDGRFVVGLPGNPLAAMMALITMGAPLLEALGGKPLSAVGQVTSAADVDPCPGRTRLIPCTFIEGLAFPTSHTGPGMMRGLAWADGVMAVPPAGVQSGEPVPVLPLPWTQANETILSITKRARSTAWPA; encoded by the coding sequence TTGCTGGCCCAAAATGCCGCCACCAGCGGCAGCAGTTCGGAGTTGCGCTCTGCATGGCTTCCTTCCGGACATCACTCCGCCACCTGGCTCGAAGCCCGGCAACTGGCTTTCGATTGCGCGGCCCCGCTCGCGCCGGTGGAGGTTCCCCTCGCACTGGCAGCAGGTCACACGCTTACCCGCAACGTCGCCGCCCTTCAAGAACTCCCCCATTACGACTCTTCTGCCATGGACGGCTGGGCCATCAACGGCGGCGGTCCATGGATCCTTGCCGGCCACGAACCCTTTTTGTGCCCCGGGAGTGCCAGCGTCATAGCCACCGGCGGACTCGTACCTGTTGGCGCCCAGTCGATCCTCCGCAAGGAAAGTGGCCAGGTCCACCACGATGCCGACGGCAGCCTTCTCCTGCGGCTCACTGACAACGCCAAGGAAGGCGAGCCGGGCCTGGGCCAACACATTCGTCCGGCGGGCGAGGAAGCTGCTGCCGGTGAGGTGCTGATCCCCGCCGGCACAACACTGAACCCGGGCCACATTGCCCTCGCCGCCGTGGCCGGCCACGACAACCTGCAGGTGCAGACCAAGCCGGTGGTCGGCATCGTATTGACCGGTTCCGAAGTGGTCACGTCAGGCGTTCCGAAACCAGGACATGTCAGGGACACTTTTGGTCCGCAGCTGGGGACGGTCATTTCCCTTCTGGGGGGCACGCCTGCCGGCTCCCTGCGGATCGGGGATTCCTACCCCGAGTGGCTCGCGGCACTTGGCGGTTCTGACGCGTTCCCCGGACGGACGCCGGACCTGACCATAACCACTGGCGGAACCGGCTGTTCCGGGACAGATCATTTTCGCACCGCCATCGCTGCCCTCGGCGGACAGCTGTTGCTAGATGGCATCGCCATGCGGCCGGGCCACCCGGCAGTCCTGGCCGGGCTCCCGGACGGCCGCTTCGTCGTCGGGCTGCCCGGTAACCCCCTGGCAGCAATGATGGCTCTCATCACCATGGGTGCACCACTGCTGGAGGCACTCGGTGGCAAGCCTCTGAGCGCTGTTGGACAGGTGACCTCCGCGGCTGACGTTGATCCGTGCCCCGGCCGTACGCGTCTGATTCCCTGCACGTTCATTGAGGGGCTTGCCTTCCCCACATCGCATACGGGGCCCGGCATGATGCGTGGACTGGCTTGGGCTGACGGCGTCATGGCCGTTCCCCCTGCTGGAGTCCAGTCCGGCGAGCCGGTTCCTGTGCTCCCACTCCCCTGGACGCAGGCCAACGAAACAATCCTTTCCATCACCAAACGAGCACGGAGCACCGCATGGCCCGCATGA
- a CDS encoding cyclodeaminase/cyclohydrolase family protein — protein MISSETINDYLARLASREPTPGGGAAAALHAAQGAALVAMVARYTTGTRYEQHAELVARIISSADGLVAQALRLADADQHAFQGVIDAYKLPAGTYDLKAARTASIQDALVQAAETPAQLILLAGAVVDLATELFEVANANVISDVAAAVDAARAAATTARVNIDINVVAIKDNETRSRLAAQTDGLEERVILAADSLVKRVRERILG, from the coding sequence ATGATCAGTTCAGAAACAATAAACGACTACCTCGCCAGGCTTGCCTCGCGCGAACCCACCCCCGGCGGCGGCGCAGCGGCGGCTCTCCACGCCGCCCAGGGGGCGGCGCTTGTCGCCATGGTGGCCAGGTACACCACCGGCACGAGATACGAACAGCACGCCGAACTCGTCGCCAGGATCATTAGCAGCGCCGACGGCCTGGTGGCCCAGGCCCTGCGCCTCGCGGACGCCGACCAGCACGCGTTCCAAGGCGTCATTGACGCGTACAAGCTCCCCGCCGGTACTTACGACCTCAAGGCTGCACGGACAGCGTCCATCCAGGACGCGCTCGTCCAGGCCGCGGAAACACCGGCACAACTGATCCTCCTAGCCGGCGCCGTCGTGGATCTTGCCACGGAACTGTTCGAGGTGGCCAATGCCAACGTGATCAGTGACGTCGCCGCGGCCGTCGACGCTGCCCGGGCAGCCGCCACCACCGCACGGGTGAACATCGACATCAACGTGGTGGCCATCAAGGACAACGAAACACGTTCCCGGCTGGCTGCCCAGACCGATGGCCTTGAGGAAAGGGTCATCCTGGCGGCCGACTCGCTGGTGAAGCGCGTACGCGAAAGGATTCTCGGTTGA
- a CDS encoding FdhF/YdeP family oxidoreductase has product MASKAPKQNIDESKLTVTKPKTTAVGLPAVANALKISLEQMGPLRSIQTLMAVNQVDGFDCMGCAWPEHEKRNAAEFCENGAKAVAEEGTRRRVTPEFFAQHSIADLKTRDDFWLGQQGRLTHPMLLDEGATHYKPIAWDDAYALIAQEVRDMEHPDQSVFYTSGRTSNEAAFAYQLLVRGIGTNNLPDCSNMCHESSGSALVETIGIGKGSVSLTDLETASLIFVAGQNPGTNHPRMLSALEKAKKNGAVIISVNPLPEAGLLRFENPQNISGMVVGTQLTDDFLQIRAGGDQALFQGLGKYLLEAEAQGRKTPGLPTVLDHEFIKDHTVGIDEYLRYLEKAEWDDIVEATGLTLEQIRSTGERLLASSATIVCWAMGLTQHKHSVPTLRDVVNVLLLQGNIGKPGAGVCPVRGHSNVQGDRTMGIFEKMPENFHDRLDEEFRFLSPRAHGFDTVAAIRAMRDGKVRVFIGMGGNFVRAAPDSDVTEQALANTRLTVQISTKLNHSHVSTGRRALILPTLGRTEKDTQRTGDQRVTVEDSMSAVHASRGRLKPASEHLHSEVAIVCNIAHKIFTGSDNLPLPNAPKADWLAMRDDYSIIRKHIEAVLSGFENFEERIQNPGGFVLPHPPRDARRFDTALGKAHFTGNELEFIRVPAGRLVLQTLRSHDQYNTTIYGKDDRYRGIHGGRRVVMINADDITELGFTDGDMVHLISEFQGTERRAENFRIVSYSTPKGCAAAYYPETNVLVPLDSVADTSGTPTSKSVIVRLERAES; this is encoded by the coding sequence ATGGCTTCCAAAGCCCCCAAGCAGAACATCGACGAGTCAAAACTGACCGTGACGAAGCCGAAGACGACGGCCGTCGGCCTTCCGGCTGTAGCGAACGCGTTGAAAATTTCCCTTGAGCAGATGGGCCCGCTGCGCAGCATCCAGACACTCATGGCTGTCAACCAGGTTGACGGCTTTGACTGCATGGGCTGCGCCTGGCCGGAACACGAAAAGCGCAATGCTGCGGAATTCTGCGAGAACGGCGCCAAGGCAGTGGCCGAAGAAGGCACGCGCCGCCGCGTCACGCCCGAATTCTTCGCACAACACTCCATTGCGGACCTGAAGACGCGCGATGACTTCTGGCTGGGCCAGCAGGGCCGGCTGACGCATCCGATGCTCCTCGACGAAGGCGCAACCCACTACAAGCCCATCGCGTGGGACGACGCTTATGCCCTGATCGCCCAGGAGGTCAGGGACATGGAGCACCCCGACCAGTCGGTCTTCTACACCTCCGGGCGGACATCGAACGAGGCAGCCTTCGCCTACCAGCTCCTCGTTCGCGGCATCGGGACGAACAATTTGCCCGACTGCTCCAACATGTGCCACGAATCGTCCGGCTCGGCACTGGTCGAAACGATCGGTATCGGCAAAGGCTCCGTCAGCCTCACGGACCTGGAAACGGCGTCGTTGATTTTCGTGGCGGGGCAAAATCCCGGCACCAACCACCCGCGTATGCTCAGCGCGCTGGAGAAGGCGAAGAAGAACGGCGCCGTCATCATCTCCGTGAATCCGCTTCCCGAGGCCGGGCTCCTGCGGTTCGAGAATCCGCAGAACATTTCCGGCATGGTGGTGGGCACACAACTGACCGACGACTTCCTCCAAATCCGCGCCGGCGGCGATCAGGCCCTCTTCCAGGGGCTTGGCAAATACCTTCTCGAAGCCGAAGCCCAGGGGCGCAAGACCCCCGGTCTCCCCACTGTGCTGGACCATGAGTTCATCAAGGACCACACCGTTGGCATTGACGAATACCTGCGGTACCTCGAAAAGGCGGAATGGGACGACATCGTCGAAGCCACGGGGCTGACATTGGAACAGATCAGGTCCACGGGCGAGCGGCTCCTGGCCTCGAGCGCCACGATCGTCTGCTGGGCCATGGGCCTGACCCAGCACAAGCACTCGGTTCCCACCCTCCGCGACGTGGTCAACGTCCTGCTTCTGCAAGGCAACATCGGCAAGCCCGGAGCCGGCGTCTGTCCCGTCCGTGGCCACTCCAACGTCCAGGGCGACCGGACCATGGGCATCTTCGAGAAGATGCCGGAGAACTTCCACGACCGGCTTGACGAAGAGTTCCGGTTCCTCTCCCCCCGGGCGCATGGCTTCGACACCGTGGCCGCCATCCGCGCCATGCGGGACGGCAAGGTCCGCGTCTTCATCGGCATGGGCGGCAACTTCGTGCGGGCGGCCCCGGATTCCGACGTCACGGAACAGGCGCTGGCCAACACCCGCCTGACGGTGCAGATCTCCACGAAACTGAACCATTCCCACGTATCGACGGGGCGTCGTGCGCTGATTCTTCCGACGCTCGGACGTACCGAGAAGGACACCCAGCGCACCGGCGACCAGAGGGTGACCGTGGAGGATTCCATGAGTGCGGTCCACGCCTCCCGTGGTCGCCTGAAGCCCGCCAGCGAGCACCTGCATTCCGAAGTGGCCATTGTGTGCAACATCGCCCACAAGATCTTCACCGGCAGCGACAACCTCCCGCTGCCCAATGCCCCCAAAGCCGACTGGCTCGCCATGCGGGATGACTACTCCATCATCCGGAAACACATCGAAGCGGTCCTCAGCGGATTCGAGAATTTCGAGGAGCGGATCCAGAACCCTGGCGGGTTCGTGCTTCCCCACCCACCCCGGGACGCCAGGAGGTTCGATACTGCTTTGGGCAAGGCCCACTTCACAGGCAACGAACTGGAATTCATCAGGGTCCCCGCAGGACGGCTCGTCCTTCAGACCCTGCGCTCCCATGACCAGTACAACACCACCATCTACGGCAAGGATGACCGCTACCGCGGAATCCACGGCGGGCGCCGCGTGGTCATGATCAACGCGGACGACATTACTGAGCTGGGGTTCACGGACGGGGACATGGTCCATCTCATCTCCGAATTCCAGGGGACCGAACGACGCGCCGAGAACTTCCGCATCGTGTCATACTCGACGCCCAAGGGTTGCGCGGCGGCCTACTACCCCGAAACGAACGTCCTCGTGCCGCTTGACTCCGTGGCCGACACCAGCGGCACGCCGACCTCCAAGTCCGTAATCGTGCGGCTTGAGCGGGCCGAATCGTGA